The genomic stretch CCTCCCTACCTTATACCTACCAACATTCCCTCATCCTCTCTTCCCTCAACTTTTCCTATTCAATCTGGTGCATACCTCTCCCAAGTCTCATTCTAGGTACCATCTGCAGGAACCAGAACCCCCACACTGAGCCTCCCTCTGCCCGATCTCCAGTACATCCTCCAACAGCGCCGGAAGCGGGGGGGCCAGGGGGCCATTGGCCCCCCCACTTTTACCCTCCTGCCACATTATTTTTAAGCCGAATCAAAGGTCCCTATATTACATTACTTACGGTAAAAAAGACTTTCACTCTTCACTTCCACTCATACGGAAGGTAAAATACAGAGAGGGGCCATAGAGAGAAAGATACAGCCTCCAGCAGGCACTCAGTTGTGCGCACCTGTTACTGCCTCACCAGCCTGGTAAAGCCTCGAGCATCCTCGGCAGGCTCCGGGTAGACTCTCAGCTGTCTGGCTCTATCCAACAGCACCTAGCAGTAATCCCCACTAACCCTGGCACCGTATTGTAAGAACTCCCCCGttataaaaaatagaaataaatcaaaaagcGAGCCAAATTGTAGGCCTATCTGGTTCACAATCAAACATTTCTAGCgctggtgtgttttatttttttctcaatgcCCCTCCGCGGCTCCATagtacacaaacataaaacaaaaaataaagaatctgaatttaaactcaatttgtctgacttacatttatctctttcatatcatgaatgcatagatctatgcttttgatgtgatatgcagcctgcctgacAACATAGNNNNNNNNNNNNNNNNNNNNNNNNNNNNNNNNNNNNNNNNNNNNNNNNNNNNNNNNNNNNNNNNNNNNNNNNNNNNNNNNNNNNNNNNNNNNNNNNNNNNNNNNNNNNNNNNNNNNNNNNNNNNNNNNNNNNNNNNNNNNNNNNNNNNNNNNNNNNNNNNNNNNNNNNNNNNNNNNNNNNNNNNNNNNNNNNNNNNNNNNNNNNNNNNNNNNNNNNNNNNNNNNNNNNNNNNNNNNNNNNNNNNNNNNNNNNNNNNNNNNNNNNNNNNNNNNNNNNNNNNNNNNNNNNNNNNNNNNNNNNNNNNNNNNNNNNNNNNNNNNNNNNNNNNNNNNNNNNNNNNNNNNNNNNNNNNNNNNNNNNNNNNNNNNNNNNNNNNNNNNNNNgttgtaggaagcctctgcaagtaattggttgctggcagacactctgtgctgcaataaaatggttaatcagcagtgccgtgcactgtagagccgatgcgctgctggttctgccggcctgaatagaatataatgtctatagccttactgttgtgtgtacagcctttatagactgagctgagaagtgatgcgcgggtcgacccgtaacccacGGGagccgcaaatggacctgcgggtcgggcagcagtgttcgtctgttaaatcggtctgtaaatgatattttgacattattggctattactgtcatggcatccgaaggtactgatgcgttgagcaggtgacagtccgcggctgttttcaaaacacacttgtgtcacgcactcctaaagaaacttgttgaaactttaaacaataattaattgtacaaaacgggggaaacaaacgttgacaacaGCCCTATCCATAAAGGGTTCAAAGTGTTCAGGTTTCAtgcaaacactgaaataaactgtttgcttttttcctccCAAGATAAAGTTCGTTATTAAATACATTATCTGACTCTTTGTCTTTCCTTCACCATCTTTTTAATGAGAGAGGACGAGCATGTAACTTGCTGCAAGATACTGCTGctttcactaaaacacactGTTGCCGCTGTTGCACAAGCTCACACTCAACTCAGGCTGTACTTCAATCCCTGATCACCATGCACCTTTAACTAGTCCCTATTATTAACTGGACATTACACAGGTAGCCACGCCCACACGGTGACAAGCCCCAGACGCACAGCACTTTTTGGCCCCCCCACTTCTGAAATGAATCCGGCGCGCCTGACATCCCTCTTCCACCTTCACCCCCACTTACATCCATTCACCAGCCCTCAACACCTCATGAATTACAATTAAACATTTGAAAGACATATTGTTGTGGCgtggtccttgctagtgaaCCACTACCTATCTTAAAAAATTAGTGCGCCACAGCCTCTGAAAGACAGAAATTGTTTCAAGGTGGCTGTGCACCCCCAACCCGGCCACTCCTTGGGTGCGCCACTGCCCCATATAGTCCCTAAATCCTTAACTTCAACTCCAATCACTGCACCTCTGCAATATCATTGTTACTAGATAACAGAAGGGAATAAAAGATTTTTTGTTGAAATTATGTTTCTCTAGCTGCAGCTGGACAGACATAACCTTATTAAAATCAGGCTACAACATGACACCTTTTTTTAGCAACCCTTGTTGCTGATGTCCTCATCCATCACGTGCtgtcaaaaaatacataattacaCCATCCTGATAAATTTATTTCTTCATTGATTTCATCTGTTTTCCATTCTTGTGTCGTCTTTCAAATAACAGTGATTGTGCAGGACGATTTATATTTCATTTAGCAACAGTGAGCATATTTGGAGCATATTTAAATGACTTATTGTTCAAGACCCCAAAAAATAATCCTATACTGAACGGACACAGCAGCTaccactgagtgtgtgtgtgtgtgtgtgtgtgtgtgtgtgtgtgtgtgtgtgtgtgtgtgtgtgtgtgtgaggagcaTGGCTGTCATCCCGTACTGTGGCCATATAACCTTATTTACTATTTAATCCCGGCTATTCTCGCGAGACCTCTTTACAACATGCCAAAGTACAAAGTACAAAGTTTAACAGTTACTCATTGAGGGAGTTTAACGTGAGCGCCGCCGACACCGAGAACGGTTactttggaaaaaagaaaagttcgTCAGCGCTTCATCCGCAACAGGTCGACGGGACGTCCCTTCCCTCCAACAAGCTACGTCGACGACTGCTCTGAATTTCATATCCGCTGAGACATATGACCGGAGTCTCATAGGGTAGGCGTTTTCTCGCCTggagtgttgttttatttgttcctCGTGTAACCAGTGCACTGCTTAATCTGCCACGACACGAGCTGAAGATGGCCTTTCGCTCGAGCTTCTCTGATTTAGAACAAACGTCAAAGTGTTTAACAGCGCACGAGCGGGATCGCTTGGATTCTGCGGACATCTGTGCACCTGACACAACTGCTGAGCTCAGTAAGGCAGTGTCAGTGTCCTTGGGTTTGGATTCGGTGTCTTCTCCGCTCAACAACATGAACCAGTGCTCCGGCGGCAGCGGCGCCTTTGCAGACTTCGACCCCACTGTGCAGATTAGTTCCCGAGGAGCGCAGGAGTTGAGTGGGGCTCATATGGTGAGCTCAGGAGGCATCCGCCTCCTACTTAATGACACTAATCCGAGAGAAGACGACTTTGGAGAAGTGTGCCATGACATCCAGCAGGTGAGCTGCATGGATCTGCTCAAATCGGGTGAAATGGACAGCGCGCAAAGCGTGACGCGCGGTCCGGTGATATCCAGATATGTCTGCAAGCAATCAAACTTGTTCGTGAGCCCCGTGGAAGAGCTGCCCGCGCCCTCTCAGGTGGACGAGCTCTTACCTTTAAAACCATACTCTGCGTACTCTGCCAATCCAAACCTATACAGGGATACGTCGGGTGTGTGGTGCGCGTACAGCAGCCGATCCGAGCCAGAGAGAGGCGGATCTGGCGGGCATAATTTGTTGTGTAAATACTGTAATTGTGGGCAAGCCTCTCATGGATCCAGGCAGGAATGCCACTGTGCGTGGTACAGCAACGGGGAGCAGGGTGGGAAAGGTGGCATGCGAGCAGCGATGGCACAGGGGTATGGCCAAGTGGAAAGTTACCCAAGTGCAGTTCCTCAAGGGCAGGCCGGCACTCTGTCCGCTATCAAGACCGAATCTTCAGTCTGGGTGGACTGCACGGATCGCACGTTCaggtaaaaaacacattttaatgattTGCTCTGACTTGGTTTTCATTGGCATCATGTCAAGATGGCAATCCTGTCTAGGGTGCATTCGTTCTACCGCTCATCTCCCTTTTAACTGAGACAAAAGGACCACTGCAGCGTGAAGTAGTGACCATGCTGTCTAGTCTGCCAAGCTTTGCAACTGGACTTAAATGAGTCTTGTATTGTTGGAATTGGTCCTTTGAAAAGAGTgttattattttcatgttttattaaatcCATTATATCACTTGAAAGCTGCACTGTCCTCTTCTTTTTATTGCTTGATATATCTATGGAGAGCTGCAGAGGATTATTGGACTTGCCACAAAGCagcacaaataaatcaaataagcAAACATGATTATTCTGCATTATTATTTGCGATGCCTCATGTTGATATACTGTAGATCCACCACCCAGTTCGGCTGCAGAGGCAGCTGTGTATAAATGATTTGTGCTCTAATAGCCCCATGTGCTCCTCTCGGCCTTGGCCAAGTTATGTTCCAGCACGCAGCCGGACAGAATCAAAGTTCAGCCTATCCCCAACTTTACAGGGACGATCCAGATCTGTGCTGTGACTAGCTGTGCGCACAATAACCATTTAATGTATCAGTGTCACTATAAACAGGAGATACAGCACCTGTTGCTGATTCTGTGCTTGGCGTGGAAGACAATGTCTTGTTTCCACTTCTTGATGCCTTAGTGAAAGGCTCGCCCTGCAGTTCTTTAATCACACATGTGCTTGTCTTTTGGATGACTTCAGTAGTTGTTACATAATCAgtcatttaaaagggaaatctCCTTTTGTTATTGGATTAAATTTAGTTCATTAGCACCCTAAATGTCAGAGCAGGCAGCCTCTGAGGACAAACACAGTCACCCTCTGTTGGCCCCTATTTTTACAGGCATATTGCAGCTGTTTAAGATGATTTTCAATAATGTGCCTGCttttaaatcctttaaaaacatcactttcatgtgtgtgtttgtgtctatgtgtgtgtccaGGCATGAGGATTTGTTTCCAGGTGTGTATCTGTCTGACAGGAGAGTGTGTCAGGTGTGCGGCGACGATGCCTCGGGTTGCCACTACGGAGCCGTAACCTGCGGCAGCTGCAAAGTATTCTTCAAAAGGGCCGCTGCAGGTatgtataaacacacaaacacaggccagtgcacacacacaattactCGTCCACTGATTTGATTTCTTACACCCACTCGCTCGTTCAGGCAGTGCAGGGCACAGTGACCTGACATTATGAGGGCGAGTTTGTTGTTATCAGAAAACACCCACATATCTTTGCCATGAGTTGGAAGCCTGAGGCATTGTTGAGCCCGCACCCTCACCCCCCAGGGACTATTTTTCTGTACCACCAGGTAAGCAGAACCACCTGTGTGCCAGCCGTAACGACTGCACCATCGACAAGCTGAGGAGGAAAAACTGCGCCTCGTGCCGCCTGAAGAGATGCTTCATGTCGGGAATGAGCCTTAAAGGTCAGGAACTAAAGATAAGAACAGGATGAGAGGCTGAGGAAGGAAAGTATGTGTGGTGGGTGTTTGGAAAATTGGGCCGGGGTGGTTAGATACCTTACATGCATTGGATCGGAAGTTCCTAATCAAAAGTTCCAGCTTAAATACAGTGTAACTAATGCATTTCAGCAAAAGGCTAAATAAGAATTACTGCCCAGTGGCCAATGATGGAGAGCGTTGCCACATAATTAtgataaggaccagctccactGGCTCATAGTTATTTAAATATTAGCCCCATTAATTGTATTCCATCCAAGTTTTCTTGATATTTCCAGCTATCTATTGTGTAAtggaacagacaaaacaagctgAAATGGAAACTTCCTATCTCCTTTTCACCGTCTTGTCTTCCACTCATCTGTTCTCTCCGTGGTGGGTTCTAGGTCGCAGGCTGAAGGGAGCTGGACAGTCAAGGAACGGAGAGGAGGAGCAACCTCTGGGTCCCTGGGGGCCCGGTGAACAAGGAGAAAGGCCTGGGAGGAGAGATGTAATCTTGGAGCCTGGAAGTGCAGCTGCCAGGGCTCAAAGTGAAGATTAGTGTCACATAACATAAGCATAGTTTGCCATAATATGTactattattttctttttatgttattCTTGCGGTCTTTCTGTATATTTTTAGGAGAATCCTATGCCATGGCTCTCGGCGTCCCCACGCCCCTGCGCTCCTGCCTCTCCCTGCTCAGTATCTTGCAGGCCATTGAGCCAGCTGTGGTCAATGCCGGGCACGACCACGCGCAGCCAGACAGCCCCGCGTCCTTGCTCACCAGCCTCAATGAGCTCGGGGAAAGACAGCTGGTAACCGTGGTGCGTTGGGCCAAGGCCATTCCAGGTAAGTCAGTCTGGGCCAAGGTAACACCCTGCGAACTAATCCATACTTACATGTAGGTGTTTTTACCAAGGCTGCGTGCGCTAACTTCAGTTGTTTCAGATTCAGCTTAACTCCAAACCATCTGTATTGTTTCATGCCAAGCGAAATGCTGCAAGGTCACACTCGTCATGTTGAGCAAGAGAGCGGATAACACTCGAGGCAAATCAGTAGCTTATGTAACTCCAACTTCACAGTAATTTAAATGAGCTCCAGAGCTATGAGAACAAGTCTGATCTAATATCTATTACAACTGGGCAAGGCCTCATCTTGAATTGTATGCCAGGTAAACCTTCCTGTTTGAGCAACcaacaaaaacagctttttcaTATATGAACCACTAGAGGGGGATATGTTCATACTTAAA from Epinephelus moara isolate mb chromosome 4, YSFRI_EMoa_1.0, whole genome shotgun sequence encodes the following:
- the LOC126389416 gene encoding androgen receptor-like is translated as MAFRSSFSDLEQTSKCLTAHERDRLDSADICAPDTTAELSKAVSVSLGLDSVSSPLNNMNQCSGGSGAFADFDPTVQISSRGAQELSGAHMVSSGGIRLLLNDTNPREDDFGEVCHDIQQVSCMDLLKSGEMDSAQSVTRGPVISRYVCKQSNLFVSPVEELPAPSQVDELLPLKPYSAYSANPNLYRDTSGVWCAYSSRSEPERGGSGGHNLLCKYCNCGQASHGSRQECHCAWYSNGEQGGKGGMRAAMAQGYGQVESYPSAVPQGQAGTLSAIKTESSVWVDCTDRTFRHEDLFPGVYLSDRRVCQVCGDDASGCHYGAVTCGSCKVFFKRAAAGKQNHLCASRNDCTIDKLRRKNCASCRLKRCFMSGMSLKGRRLKGAGQSRNGEEEQPLGPWGPGEQGERPGRRDVILEPGSAAARAQRESYAMALGVPTPLRSCLSLLSILQAIEPAVVNAGHDHAQPDSPASLLTSLNELGERQLVTVVRWAKAIPGFRDLHVDDQMSVIQLSWMGVMVFALGWRSYTLTNSSLLYFAPDLVFNDQRMQVSSMYEHCVRMKLLSQRFCMLKVTQEEFLCMKALVLFSIMPVEGLKNQRCFDELRTSYIKELDRLASHHGETTRTQRVFQLTQLLDYLQSIVRKLHQFTYDLFVQAQSLQTRVNFPEMISEIVSVHVPKILSGMVKPILFHDTA